cgccgggcCCCGtgctactgagaggcccaaaacccgcgctgctgctaggcttttccctagtagtgtgctACTCTGACTAACATGCCTCGCCATGCCCGTGGACTCTATACCACACCATGAGAGCCGCACGAATATAACCGCCCCATGGGTTTTGCCCAGTGGTGCCCTTCGGCAAGGACGAGGGAAGCGGTCGGGGTGGTGGTGGAGTTGAGGGCTAGGGTTAGGGCTAGGGCTAACCAACGTTGTCGCTGTGAAAACCGGCAGAcctcggggtagggggtcccgagctgtggatcTCGGATAGATGGTAATAGGAACAGGgagacgatgttttacccaggttcgggccatcttaatggaggtaaaaccctacatcccgCTCTTGTTTTTATTAATGTGGATGTAACAAGTACatagttgatctacctcgagatcgttaGATGTGGTCTAACTCTAGGGCTACGTGAATGATATTGCATTGATGTCCCCTCTACGGGCTAAACCCTCTGGCTTATATACACGCCAGGTAGGGTATCTAGGGTTACAAGGTCGGCATACTGGCGTAGAGGCGGTAGGAGAAGTCTTGGAGTATATGACAAGTCTTCGACAAATATAGTCCTGATCACCCCCCACCGTGCAGCTTCCGGAGTCCATCTTGATAAGAATTAGGGGCCACCAGCCCAATCCGATGAGTATGGGCCGACTAGGTTagtaccccctaatccaggacatCGTCAAACGTTGACCCTCAAACCACTTGCATCTGTCTGGACCGAGCTGTCCGGACGGTGCAAGCCATCCAACACGGTTTTCCTGTAAATCGGGGGGCTTTGCGGGTGTCCGGACCGTTTCCATGCACGTGTCCGACAACACCATGTCCCATCCAAAATCCTCTCTCTCGCGCGCCCGCGCTCTCTCCCGCAGGAAGCGATTGGTGCACATTCATGCCGTTTGAGAGCGCCAGGGCCGCATTCATGCTGGCCCAGAgcagacgcgacctctcactagtGCTGACATTGGACAGGCGCGCCGCTCGAGAGCACCGTCTGCGCCGCATCCCTATCTCTGCACCTGTTCAATGTCGGAGCAACTTCATTGGACTAGACATGACAGGTATGATACCACATTCAAATgggcagcccgttcatccgcatGCTGGCATTAAACATTCGTGTCGGTTGAGTAACCCACTCCAGGGTGGGCATTGACACACCCTACCACTTTCCCTGGGCGACATCCTCTATTTAAACGAGCCCATGCCCGACACAAACCGCACCACACCACCGTCCCTCTTCATATCACATCCTCCTTCGTGCACCACGTCCACCATGACCGCGAGCTCTACCACGTTGCGGGAGAGCCTCTCGACGGAGCGAAAGAATGAGTTGGCCACCCTTGCCACCGAATTGCAAGGCCGTCGTCTGAGGTGGATAGAGGCCGACCTTTAGGCCAACTCCCTGGAGGTGTCCGGTGATGACCGGACGATGGAAGCGACCTTTGACGATAAGTCGGCGGTCCTACGCCCAAGTCGTTTCATGCCGGTTTGACCATGGAGCAGGCGCAAGCGCACTTCAATGTCGCCATAGTGAAGGAGTAGCCGGCGCCACAACCAGTATCAGCGTTCCGGCAGGCACAGGAGGAGCAGCCTTAGAATCTCTCCCTCCTTGAGCAGCATTGGCTTGTGGAGGATCAAATCTATGACAAGCTCACGAGTAAGAGGTCGTGGAGGTCATGGCCGCGGAGAACCCCACCTTTGTCGCTGAGCAGCAGGTGTTGTACTAGGCCGTGGGCGCTTGTGCCCGCTAGCACGCGTCGCGGCACAGTCGGACGGGGAGACGACACTGGCGCCGCACACGATCGCGCATAAGAACGGAGAGCTGCGCGTTGTTCGCGCCGCCAACTGCGCTTCATTGGTGCATATGCGACCACGACACCGCATCGTCGACTTCACGTCCACCGGTGACGAACAGGCCGCAGACTTTGATGAGGAGTAGTGCATGGAAGGCGGCGGGGCCTTAAGTCCGAAGTGGGCCTGTCCGTATCTCATGTCCTACTCTTTCTCACCGGCGATCACACCTTCACTTCATGGGCTCGTAGTCGCCGGGCATGGACACGGTCAACGCCGCAGGAATAGCAAGAAACAGCGATGGATGTGCCCTTAGGCTAGTGGGTGGCAGCTGAGCATTTTTGACTAATTATTTTGTAGTTGAGGTTCAAAATATCAGACTTGGCACAGTAGATGAGCATTTAAAATCAAATGTTTATCTTTATTAATTAAATGCTGCAGCAGCCAATTGACTGCATACATCTCAAAAACATACGAACGGTAGCGTGCATGTGCATAGTACTAGGAAGCATTTCTCTATGGAGAGAGTCGTGTCCACGGTATTTGCCTGCCAGCAGTGGTATGGAGGGGGCTCGTACTCGTAGGATCGAACGGTTAATTCCAGAGATTTCGTTGTCTAGCTTCGAATCTCTTCCCCACGTCCGCTTGACACGTCTTCTTTCCAACAATAATTCAGCCCGTGCGTGGTGTCGAGGCGCGGAGGCCGACATACTTTGCAGGCAAAACCGCCGCCTTTCACTGCAGCCTGAACGCATGGCCGTGACATGAACGCAACGCAGCCTCGGAAGGTTCGAGCATTTCTCATCACTAGATGACCCGTTGCGTCAATGATGCAAAGGACGAGAGCTAACCATGCAAGCAAGAATATTTAGAGACCGGTGATCAACAAAAGACATCAATGTTGTGGTCTTCCAGAGAAGATCGGCATCTTTTCTCCCCATTTTCACAGCTGATTCTGTTAAAGAACTTAATGCAGCCACTTAGGGCCATATTCTTAATAACATAGAAAGGGAAGCACTAAAGATCCAAAAAGAAATGCATATTTGTCTATAGTGAAAAGAGATGCGCGACTGTTATCTTTAATCTCATAATAACCTTAAGATGCGTTCAAGCTTTTTAGCATTGTTGCACTGCTGATAATAGTCATAACATTGTCAAACATAAAAAATAACTACGATCACACACATAACAATGCAAATTCACCtaaagacacacacacacacacacacatggaTCTAAAAGTGCATTGTTGTCTAGTACCCTCATTTTGTGCATAGGTTGTTGCATCCGCAACACCAAAAGCAAAAGAAACACCTTCTGATCCGTCCCTAGAGACATAGAAAGAGAAACCCAAGAAGCCAAAGAATACCTTTTCACTTCAATTTTATTCTCTTTAGGACTGGAATACAGTCTCCCTACATAAAAGCGGATCCAAACAACCACGACAGCCATCCAGAAGGTCCATGTATGTATCTGATAGTTGGACCCTGCCCTAAACTAAATAACTTCTACCTAAATCAATATCAAAACCAGCGAGCAACATGCTAAACATAAGAAGAAAGTTGATGTTTAAGGCTACTACATGCAGATATAGGGTGAGTAATTATTAATTATGCTACAGTGGAGTCATGAGCAATGATCCCCTTCGACAACAAAACTTGGATAGCATGCTATCCTTCATCTTTCAGACTGCAGTTCTGTAACTAATTCCAGCATTTGTATATGACAAGTTAACTAAATGCAAACATAGGAAAAGAGAAGCCTATCAGACCTAAATTCATCTAATAAAAGAAGGAGATAAAAGGAATAAGAAGTAATAAAAATTTGCAGTAGGTGTGGACATTAAGTGCAGTGACACACAACTGTCAGAAAATTCGAAGAAAGGAGTCGAGCAATATGCAAAGATATTATTTGTGGTGCCTACAATTTTGTCATTACTTCTGGACCGGTTTAAAAATGGGCTTGTATTCCATGGAGTGTAGATAGTAGGAACACTAAGCAGACTAACATGGTCACCGCGCCATGATTTTACCTGACAACACATTTCTTCCTTTTGTGCAATAGAAATCCAACAGTAAACACAGTTATCAATGCAAGCATATTTTAGTGTATTTGTTTACAATTTTGAGTTCAACAAAAACCAGCGAGTTCACTATATCTGCATGTAGTAGCCTCAAACAATACAACACAATGGGAAGTAATATAAACATTAGTCTCCAAAAGTTCTTCCTTATCCTATATACAATAACTTTGcaatgaaaaataaaataaaataaacatcACATCACATCAGGTGGTCACAGAAGAGCACACCTACACCATTTTCAATCAATATGTAATagatctactccctccgttcggaattacttgtcgcagaaatggatgtatctagacgtattttagttctagatacatccatttccgaaacaagtaattccgaacggagggagtaccttttAAGAATGACCATATCTCATCAAGCTGGAAAGCATTGTCTCGCAATACAAAGATCAACAGTAGTCATTATACATGTTCCCTACTCACTGAACCTGCAGGTGAACCAGCATCAAATTGGTAAGACACATATTTCAGATAAGTGGGTGTCCAAGGGGAAAATTTATGAAACACGAGAGTGAAGAGAAGACCACCACTACCCACATCATCGGAAGTAAATCCCCTATTTCCATATAAGCAAACATGATACTTAAATCAATCATCACTGCCACCATTTTTTCTGCAGGTATGAACAAGAAAAAATACAGTGAAGAAAAATGAGAATGTATGCCCTTTTTTTTTACCTTGCTATGTTCAGACTAATTTGGTGAGCTATTTAGTATGGAAGGAGAGAAGCGGGAGGAGCAGAAGGATCACCGAGACGAACTGTTGTCGCTGGAGTTGCAAGACAAGGAGCAACGGACTACTGGGCGACGAGGATGTGGAGGTGGCGAGAAGCGCGACGTCGCCCCCTCCCCCATCAGCAGCCACCATCCTTGCTGCTGCTTCCTTCACCTCCATCCTCCTCACCCTCAACTGCGCGGATCCGGTGGCAGATCCTCCTCGGCGACCTGGAGCGACGGCCAATGAGTAGAGCGACAGAGAATGAAGCCGGCGAGGCAGGGAAGAGGAGGGGCTCGCTGGAGGGGCGGAGATAGAGGAAGGGAAGGGCGGCGGCGCCAGAGGGGAGCAGAAGGACGGAAGAAGGAGGAACCTGCTGGTGTGAGGGATGTACAGAGGCATCTCTCCTCCAGCGTGATGATGACGAGCCAGCGGCGCTCCTTCCGGTGACCCTCTCCCATCCGCCGCGGCACCTCCATCTCCTCtttcctctctctttctccctCCTCTCCTCCGTTATCTCTCTCCCTATCTTCTTCTCTTTCTCATGCAGATCAAATCGAGTGTCGTCGCCGTTGCCCTTTGCCTGTAGGCCACCGCCGCCTTAGAAAGAAGCGAAGGGGAGGATGAGGCGCAGTGGagagcaggggagagggagggaaGGAGGCGGCGCATTCGAGGTGCAGGGGAGGGGAGCGAGGCTCGAGAAACAGAGGGACTGGCTGCTAGATTTTCACCACCAGCACGATCCATACCCACGTCTCCCTTTTTTCTCACCCAGAACGCACACATGGCACACGAGAGTGCTGGGCCCGGGGACATTTGAGGTCCACCCGTCATGCAATAAAACGAAAGAAAAAAGTCATAAATAACCAACGGCTATGGCTTTGACAGCACTGTAAAAAATCCTATTGCGGTGAAATCGTGCGAACCAGAACGCACGCACGACGCAGTTGAGCCAGGATGGCGGGTAGCGTAGCGTGTTTTATATGTTCCATTGGTTAGGGGCTTCAGTAAGATGTTTTGCGAGATGGCAACATGAGCGTGGCCTCCCGCAAGCCCAGGATGCACGCAAGTCCATAGATGTGTGCAGCCATGTACTGTACCATTACATAAGttagtacttcctccgtttcaaattactcgtcACAGAAATGGATGTATATAGAACTAAAATACACGTAATTCGGAACGAGGGAGTAGTGGACATGTATGTGGCAGTTGAAACGTGCGCGTCAGTGTCGAGTACCAGAATCAAATGTGGGCGCTCACTCCTGGAAAAAAGAGAATCAAATGAGAACGCGCATGGGGACAGGGAGGAAATCTGAAATGACCTTCTTTTGCTTTCTCTCGACTTCATTGTTTTGTTTTTTGCGAGAGGGGAGAGGGCGACACCGCTCCGGCAGGAGCGAGACGAACCCCGGGGGGCGGGCGGGCCACATAGCCGAATAGCCTCCCATGGGGCGTGAGAGCTATAGCGAGAATACCTCTCGTCTGGCTGGAGGTTACTGTTGTTTCGGGGCCGGCATGTTTGGTCTTTGGTGTATTCTTTTTCGCTTGTTCTTTCTCGTTTGCTCGATTGGTCGTGTCCATTTGCTCATTCTCATCTAGTTTTTTTAAAACATTTTCTTTCTTATTTTCAAGTTTTCATTGGTTTTTCAatttttctttgctttttgcACCGGTTTTCATCGTTTCCTTCTCAGTTTTCGCAAGTATTTGTTCTCTACTTTCCTTTTTCCTACAATTTCTTCCGTTCATTTTTTCCTTCTCGGTTAttatagtttttttttctttccattggaatttttttctatttttttagttTTATGTTGTTTGTTTTTCTGTTTAGTTGCCTTTCTTCGTTTCCCTTTCTTTTTTGTCTTTTTCATCGGATAAGTTTTTATTCAACACATATCTACTTTTTTCCACAACACAATGTACATTTTCTAGTGTACGCGTGAAATATTTTGCTGGTAATATTAAACATTTTTTAACACATGATGTACATTTTTTTCTCAAATGCATGTTTGAACACTTTTTTAAACACATCGTCAACATTTTTATTAATCACGTGAACATTTCGTTAATAGCAATAAACATATTTTCACACACAATGtatatttttcaaatacataaTTACATTTTTTCAGATATATCTTTTGATGTCTACCTATTTTGATACAGATAGTACATTTCTTGTATACATAAGAAACATATTTCTAATGcatatttaacatttttcaaGTACATTATTAACAATTTTCAAGTACACAATTATATGCATTTTCAGATTTATTTTTTGATATATACTTTTTCATActgattttaattttttttacagAAAAAACATTTCTATTATACATGTTTAAAAAATTTCAagtacatgattaacattttttcatacacattgtataTTATTTACAAACATTTTTTGTAAAGGCGAgaaacattttttctatacacattcaAAAAAATTAGAATGCTTGATTAAGATTTTTTAAATACTCATTAAATTTTTGTAATTCTTTGTTTAAGATTTTTTAAATACAAAATAAGATTGTCTCATCCACATTGCATGGTTTTTATAGACATTTTTCGTATACATGAGAAATATTTTTTCTATACATATTTGACATTTTTCAACTGCTTaattaatatttttcaaatgttttatgTAAAGTATTTTTAATATACATTTACAATATTTTTAAGCAGGAAATAGTAAAAATAACT
This DNA window, taken from Triticum urartu cultivar G1812 unplaced genomic scaffold, Tu2.1 TuUngrouped_contig_8354, whole genome shotgun sequence, encodes the following:
- the LOC125531904 gene encoding uncharacterized protein LOC125531904 isoform X2, producing MEVPRRMGEGHRKERRWLVIITLEERCLCTSLTPAGRRGGSATGSAQLRVRRMEVKEAAARMVAADGGGGDVALLATSTSSSPSSPLLLVLQLQRQQFVSKKWWQ
- the LOC125531904 gene encoding uncharacterized protein LOC125531904 isoform X3; this translates as MEVPRRMGEGHRKERRWLVIITLEERCLCTSLTPAGRRGGSATGSAQLRVRRMEVKEAAARMVAADGGGGDVALLATSTSSSPSSPLLLVLQLQRQQFVSVQ
- the LOC125531904 gene encoding uncharacterized protein LOC125531904 isoform X1, giving the protein MEVPRRMGEGHRKERRWLVIITLEERCLCTSLTPAGRRGGSATGSAQLRVRRMEVKEAAARMVAADGGGGDVALLATSTSSSPSSPLLLVLQLQRQQFVSVILLLLPLLSFHTK